A window of Balearica regulorum gibbericeps isolate bBalReg1 chromosome Z, bBalReg1.pri, whole genome shotgun sequence contains these coding sequences:
- the STARD4 gene encoding stAR-related lipid transfer protein 4 has protein sequence MDLLPNSVPLATKLRNTLIQYHSIGDSEWRVAKKTKDATVWRKPSEEFSGYLYKAQGVVEDVTNRVVDHIRPGPYRLDWDSLMTTMDIMETFEENCCVMRYTTAGQLWNIIAPREFVDFSYTTSYEDGLLTRGISLDYGEVRPNFVRGFNHPCGWFCVPLKDYPSHSLLTGYIQTELRGMLPQSAVDTAMSSTLANFYSDLKKALKT, from the exons atgGATCTCCTGCCAAATTCAGTACCCCTGGCTACAAAGCTGCGGAACACTCTGATTCAGTACCACAGCATCGGAGACAGCGAATGGCGGGTTGCGAAGAAAACT aaagatgcaACTGTGTGGCGTAAACCATCAGAGGAATTCAGTGGATACCT CTACAAAGCTCAAGGAGTGGTGGAAGACGTTACTAACAGAGTAGTGGATCATATTCGGCCTGGACCTTACAGACTAGACTGGGACAGCTTAATGACTACAATGGACATCATGGAAACATTTGAAGAG AACTGCTGTGTGATGCGCTACACGACTGCTGGCCAGCTCTGGAACATCATAGCACCAAGGGAGTTTGTTGATTTCTCTTACACTACTAGCTATGAAGATGGGCTTCTGACACGTG GTATAAGCCTAGACTATGGAGAGGTGAGACCTAACTTTGTCCGTGGATTCAATCATCCTTGTGGTTGGTTCTGTGTCCCTCTCAAGGACTATCCTAGCCACAGTCTTTTGACAGGCTATATTCAGACTGAACTGCGAGGGATGCTACCACAATCTGCAGTAGACACTGCCATGTCTAGTACCCTGGCCAATTTCTACTCTGACCTCAAAAAGGCACTGAAAACATAG